Proteins from a genomic interval of Chanodichthys erythropterus isolate Z2021 chromosome 8, ASM2448905v1, whole genome shotgun sequence:
- the LOC137024801 gene encoding gastrula zinc finger protein XlCGF8.2DB-like, producing the protein MAFIKVESEDMKIEKVFSLKHQETEEQPKTVFIKEESEDMKIEEILSVKHEETEEQLNTAFIKKESEDMRIEETFRVKHEETEEQTMMVFIKEESEDMKIEETFSVKHEDTEEQTDFMALKEESEVLKEMQEKDHHNNNHHDFITGEKSCGYSQTENTSSQKMTQKTGTRSHFSNKRCGNQNQKGSFNRHTKMRTVERSYTCSQCGKSFDQHVNLKVHMRIHTGEKPYTCQQCGKSFNQRGILNRHLRIHYREKPFTCPQCGKSFIQKGHFKDHLRIHSGEKPYTCPQCGKSFIQKGHFIVHMRVHTGEKPYTCQQCGKSFSQKGMLNRHMRVHTRENVVKVKRVLDKE; encoded by the exons ATGGCATTTATTAAAGTGGAgagtgaagacatgaagattgaaaAAGTATTCAGTTTGAAACATCAAGAAACTGAGGAACAACCGAAGACAGTGTTTATtaaggaggagagtgaagacatgaagattgaagaaatATTGAGTGTAAAACATGAAGAAACTGAAGAACAACTGAATACAGCGTTTATTAAAAAGGAGAGTGAAGACATGaggattgaagaaacattcagagtgAAACATGAAGAAACTGAAGAACAAACAATGAtggtgtttattaaagaggagagtgaagacatgaagattgaagaaacattcagtgtaAAACATGAAGATAccgaggaacaaacag ACTTCATGGCACTGAAAGAGGAGAGTGAGGTACTAAAAGAAATGCAAGAGAAAGATCaccataataataatcatcatgATTTCATAACTGGAGAAAAATCTTGTGGGTACTCACAGACTGAAAACACTTCCTCACAAAAAATGACTCAAAAGACAGGGACTAGAAGTCATTTCAGTAACAAACGGTGTGGAAACCAAAATCAAAAAGGAAGCTTTAACAGGCACACGAAAATGCGTACTGTAGAAAGGTCTTATacatgctctcagtgtggaaaaagttttgATCAACACGtaaaccttaaagtccacatgagaatccacactggagagaagccttacacctgccagcagtgtggaaaaagtttcaaccAAAGAGGAATCCTTAACAGGCACTTAAGAATTCACTAtagagagaagcctttcacatgtcctcagtgtggaaagagtttcattcaGAAAGGACACTTTAAAGACCACTTGAGAATTCACTCTGGAGAGAAACCCTACacatgccctcagtgtggaaagagtttcattcaGAAAGGACACTTTATTgtccacatgagagttcacactggagagaaaccctacacctgccaacagtgtgggaAAAGTTTCAGCCAAAAAGGAATGCTTAACAggcacatgagagttcacactagAGAAAATGTGGTTAAGGTGAAAAGAGTTTTAGATAAAGAATGA
- the LOC137024800 gene encoding gastrula zinc finger protein XlCGF57.1-like isoform X1, translated as MPFIKEEIEDIKMAFIKEESEDMKIEETFRVKHEETEIQTDLMSLKEENDVLNEMEEKDQQNNHHDFITGEKYFACLQTEKTSSRKRPQKAGNRSNLVCQQCGKSFNRKGNLEDHMRIHTGEKPFICQQCGNSFKQKGSLNRHLRVHTGESPFTCQQCGSEFTQKGSLNRHMSVHTEEKPYMCSQCGKSFNQKGHFKLHMRIHSGEKPYICSQCGKGFIQKGHFEDHMRVHTGEKPFTCQQCGKRFNHKGTLNYHVRLHTGEKPFTCQLCGKSFTLKAIFNWHMKHHTGQKPYTGLQCGKGFYQHANLKVHMSIHAGEKPFTCKQCGKSFNKKGNFHRHMRIHTGKTYH; from the exons ATGccatttattaaagaggagattgaagacataaagatggcgtttattaaagaggagagtgaagatatgaagattgaagaaactttcagagtgaaacatgaagaaactgagatacaaacag ACCTGATGTCACTGAAAGAGGAAAATGATGTACTGAATGAAATGGAAGAGAAAGATCAACAAAATAATCATCATGATTTCATAACTGGAGAAAAATATTTTGCTTGCTTACAGACTGAAAagacttcctcacgaaaaagaCCTCAAAAGGCAGGGAATAGAAGTAATTTAgtctgccaacagtgtggaaaaagtttcaaccGAAAAGGAAACCTTGAagatcacatgagaattcacactggagagaagccttttatctgccaacagtgtggaaacaGTTTCAAACAGAAAGGAAGCCTTAACAGGCAcctgagagttcacactggagagagcccTTTCACCTGTCAACAATGTGGAAGCGAGTTCACTCAAAAAGGAAGCCTTAACAGGCACATGAGTGTTCACACTGAAGAAAAACCCTACAtgtgctctcagtgtggaaagagtttcaatcaAAAAGGACACTTTAAactccacatgagaattcactcTGGAGAGAAACCCTACAtttgctctcagtgtggaaagggtTTCATTCAGAAGGGACACTTTGAAgaccacatgagagttcacactggagagaagcctttcacctgccaacagtgtggaaaaagatTCAACCATAAAGGAACTCTTAATTACCACGTACGATtacacactggagagaagcctttcacctgccaactttgtggaaaaagtttcactCTGAAAGCTATCTTTAACTGGCACATGAAACATCACACTGGACAGAAACCTTACACAGGCCTTCAGTGTGGAAAGGGTTTTTATCAACATGcaaaccttaaagtccacatgagcaTTCAcgctggagagaaacctttcacCTGCAAACAATGTGGTAAAAGTTTCAATAAAAAAGGAAACTTTCATaggcacatgagaattcacactggaaaGACGTACCATTAG
- the LOC137024800 gene encoding gastrula zinc finger protein XlCGF57.1-like isoform X2, with protein sequence MKKLRYKQKKETHSGLKQLENLMSLKEENDVLNEMEEKDQQNNHHDFITGEKYFACLQTEKTSSRKRPQKAGNRSNLVCQQCGKSFNRKGNLEDHMRIHTGEKPFICQQCGNSFKQKGSLNRHLRVHTGESPFTCQQCGSEFTQKGSLNRHMSVHTEEKPYMCSQCGKSFNQKGHFKLHMRIHSGEKPYICSQCGKGFIQKGHFEDHMRVHTGEKPFTCQQCGKRFNHKGTLNYHVRLHTGEKPFTCQLCGKSFTLKAIFNWHMKHHTGQKPYTGLQCGKGFYQHANLKVHMSIHAGEKPFTCKQCGKSFNKKGNFHRHMRIHTGKTYH encoded by the exons atgaagaaactgagatacaaacag aaaaaagaaactcattcaggtttaaaacaacttgaaa ACCTGATGTCACTGAAAGAGGAAAATGATGTACTGAATGAAATGGAAGAGAAAGATCAACAAAATAATCATCATGATTTCATAACTGGAGAAAAATATTTTGCTTGCTTACAGACTGAAAagacttcctcacgaaaaagaCCTCAAAAGGCAGGGAATAGAAGTAATTTAgtctgccaacagtgtggaaaaagtttcaaccGAAAAGGAAACCTTGAagatcacatgagaattcacactggagagaagccttttatctgccaacagtgtggaaacaGTTTCAAACAGAAAGGAAGCCTTAACAGGCAcctgagagttcacactggagagagcccTTTCACCTGTCAACAATGTGGAAGCGAGTTCACTCAAAAAGGAAGCCTTAACAGGCACATGAGTGTTCACACTGAAGAAAAACCCTACAtgtgctctcagtgtggaaagagtttcaatcaAAAAGGACACTTTAAactccacatgagaattcactcTGGAGAGAAACCCTACAtttgctctcagtgtggaaagggtTTCATTCAGAAGGGACACTTTGAAgaccacatgagagttcacactggagagaagcctttcacctgccaacagtgtggaaaaagatTCAACCATAAAGGAACTCTTAATTACCACGTACGATtacacactggagagaagcctttcacctgccaactttgtggaaaaagtttcactCTGAAAGCTATCTTTAACTGGCACATGAAACATCACACTGGACAGAAACCTTACACAGGCCTTCAGTGTGGAAAGGGTTTTTATCAACATGcaaaccttaaagtccacatgagcaTTCAcgctggagagaaacctttcacCTGCAAACAATGTGGTAAAAGTTTCAATAAAAAAGGAAACTTTCATaggcacatgagaattcacactggaaaGACGTACCATTAG
- the LOC137025162 gene encoding gastrula zinc finger protein XlCGF57.1-like codes for MPFIKEEIEDIKMAFMKEESEDMKIEETFRVKHEDTEKETDLTLLKEETEVLNEIEERDQQNNHDFITGGKYFGCLQTEKTSSQKRAQKAGNRSYFTCQQCGKSFKHKGSFNKHLRIHTGEKPYTCPQCGKSFSQHESLKDHMVFHTGEKPYTCQQCGRGFTQKGSLNRHMSIHTRESLFTCLQCGMSFTLKGSFNRHMKIHTGGKSYKCPQCGKSFDQNGKLKVHMRIHTREKPYMCSQCGKTFTQKGRQKLHMRIHSGEKPYMCSQCGKGFIQKGHLEDHVRIHTGEKPFTCQQCEKSFTNKGYLVYHMRIHTGEKPYTCQQCGKRFARKGTLKIHLRIHSGEKPYICV; via the exons ATGccgtttattaaagaggagattgAAGACATAAAGATGGCATTTAtgaaagaggagagtgaagatatgaagattgaagaaacattcagagtgaaacatgaagatactgagaaagaaacag ACCTGACGTTGCTGAAAGAGGAGACTGAAGTACTGAATGAAATAGAAGAGAGAGATCAACAAAATAATCATGATTTCATAACTGGAGGGAAATATTTTGGTTGCTTACAGACTGAAAAGACTTCCTCAcaaaaaagagctcaaaaggcAGGGAATAGAAGTTATTTCACATGtcaacaatgtggaaagagtttcaaacaCAAAGGAAGTTTTAACAAGCACctaagaattcacactggagagaagccttacacgtgccctcagtgtggaaagagtttcagtcaacaTGAAAGCCTTAAAGACCACATGGTatttcacactggagagaagccttacacttGTCAACAGTGTGGAAGGGGGTTCACTCAAAAAGGAAGCCTTAACAGGCACATGAGCATTCACACTAGAGAGAGCCTTTTCACCTGCCTTCAGTGTGGAATGAGTTTCACTCTGAAAGGAAGCTTTAACAGACACATGAAAATCCACACCGGAGGGAAGTCTTACAAATGCcctcaatgtggaaagagttttgatcaaaatggaaaacttaaagtccacatgagaattcacactagagagaaaccttacatgtgctctcagtgtggaaagacgTTCACTCAAAAAGGACGCCAAAAACTACACATGAGGATTCACTCTGGAGAGAAACCCTACAtgtgctctcagtgtggaaagggtTTCATTCAGAAGGGACACTTAGAAGACCAcgtgagaattcacactggagagaagcctttcacctgccaacagtgtgaaAAAAGTTTCACCAATAAAGGATATCTTGTTTACCACATGAGAAtacacactggagagaagccttacacctgtcaacagtgtggaaaaagatTTGCTCGAAAAGGAACTCTTAAAATCCACTTGAGAATTCACTCTGGAGAGAAACCCTACATTTGTGTTTAG